From Rutidosis leptorrhynchoides isolate AG116_Rl617_1_P2 chromosome 3, CSIRO_AGI_Rlap_v1, whole genome shotgun sequence, a single genomic window includes:
- the LOC139897534 gene encoding protein PAM71-homolog, chloroplastic, translating to MTSLISHQTPVLVLSNTRKKLPLLASADSSPCFADLPTRTSCSLQCRDVLKPHLVGKSVKVNASNVGGYEGRDENDRQNLSTNGPTGDINKLPNKIPYPVSIALVLSGCALVFSIIAFGKAAPSNLLAAISKSGFTAAFTLIFVSEIGDKTFFIAALLAMQYDKVLVILGSMGALSLMTILSVVIGRIFNTVPAQFQTTLPIGEYAAVTLLMFFGLKAIKDAWDLPSNDTKNGDGKSNELDEFAEAEELVKEKASKQLKNPFEILWKSFTLVFFAEWGDRSMLATIALGAAQSPWGVASGAIAGHLLATAIAAIGGAFLANYISEKLVGYLGGVLFLLFAVATFLGVF from the exons ATGACAAGCCTAATCAGTCATCAAACACCAGTTCTTGTCTTATCAAATACAAGAAAAAAGCTTCCTTTATTAGCATCTGCAGATTCTTCACCTTGTTTTGCTGATTTACCCACAAGAACCTCCTGTTCAT TACAATGCAGAGACGTATTGAAACCGCATTTGGTAGGGAAGAGTGTTAAAGTAAATGCATCTAATGTTGGAGGTTATGAAGGAAGAGATGAAAATGATAGACAAAATTTATCTACTAATGGTCCAACTGGTGATAT TAATAAGCTTCCTAATAAAATTCCTTACCCGGTGTCAATAGCCCTTGTGTTATCTGGATGTGCTTTAGTATTTTCGATAATTGCATTTGGGAAGGCTGCACCTTCAAATCTCTTAGCAGCAATATCAAAGTCTGGATTTACTGCTGCTTTTACTTTGATTTTTGTTTCAGAAATTGGAGATAAG ACGTTTTTCATTGCAGCTTTATTGGCCATGCAATATGATAAAGTGTTG GTTATCTTGGGGTCGATGGGTGCTTTATCACTTATGACTATTTTGTCAGTCGTAATTGGACGGATATTTAATACAGTACCAGCTCAATTTCAGACAA CATTGCCAATTGGAGAATATGCAGCAGTGACACTTTTAATGTTCTTTGGCCTGAAAGCTATTAAGGATGCATGGGATCTTCCATCAAATGATACTAAAAATGGTGACGGAAAAAGCAACGAACTTGATGAATTTGCAGAAGCCGAAGAGCTAGTAAAAGAAAAG GCATCTAAACAACTTAAGAATCCATTTGAGATACTTTGGAAATCATTTACTCTTGTATTTTTTGCG GAATGGGGTGATCGTTCAATGCTTGCCACTATTGCTCTTGGGGCTGCTCAG TCTCCATGGGGTGTGGCAAGTGGAGCCATTGCTGGTCACCTGTTAGCAACTGCTATAGCAGCAATAGGAGGAGCATTTCTTGCCAATTATATTTCTGAGAAActg GTTGGGTATTTGGGTGGCGTATTATTTCTACTTTTTGCAGTCGCGACGTTTTTGGGGGTCTTTTAA